One window of Rhizobium leguminosarum genomic DNA carries:
- the tnpA gene encoding IS66-like element accessory protein TnpA translates to MADDGFVGRYEVVEPRRGNRRWPDDVKARIVAESLEPGVRVVDVARRHGVIANQLSDWRRQVRDGILVLPFAAATTPSEHDGIEPAFVPLAIAAEPPEPVNRLPLPKLASDGPQVQVLTLQIGSDVVMRVPNDVPVERVAALVRAVRGAS, encoded by the coding sequence ATGGCAGATGATGGATTTGTTGGTCGCTATGAGGTTGTTGAGCCGCGCCGCGGTAATCGGCGTTGGCCGGATGATGTGAAGGCTCGCATTGTAGCGGAAAGCCTTGAGCCTGGTGTGCGAGTAGTGGATGTCGCGCGCCGTCACGGCGTTATAGCAAACCAGCTTTCCGATTGGCGACGTCAAGTGCGCGACGGCATTCTGGTGCTGCCGTTTGCGGCGGCAACGACGCCGTCGGAGCACGATGGTATCGAGCCGGCATTCGTGCCTCTGGCAATCGCTGCGGAGCCGCCTGAGCCTGTCAATCGTTTGCCGCTGCCGAAGCTGGCCTCCGACGGGCCGCAGGTGCAGGTTTTGACGTTGCAGATTGGCTCAGACGTTGTGATGCGGGTTCCTAATGATGTGCCCGTTGAACGGGTCGCCGCTCTGGTTCGCGCTGTGCGAGGAGCGTCATGA
- a CDS encoding 2-dehydro-3-deoxy-6-phosphogalactonate aldolase: MNRIPFPDMKRPLIAILRGIRPDETESIVGALIDNGLTAIEIPLNSPEPFKSIEIAAKMAPAEVLIGAGTVLTVEAVDSLHAAGGKLLVTPNVEPEVIIRARDYGMVTMPGVFTPTEALAAARAGATGLKFFPASVLGPSGITAIRAILPPELKIAAVGGVSDKNFGDYTKAGIFSFGLGTSLYKPGMTAAEVAERAKATIYAYDAAIGSVSV, encoded by the coding sequence ATGAACCGTATCCCCTTCCCCGACATGAAACGCCCGCTGATCGCCATCCTTCGTGGCATACGGCCTGACGAGACCGAGAGCATCGTCGGCGCCTTGATCGACAATGGCCTGACGGCAATCGAGATCCCGCTCAACTCGCCGGAACCGTTCAAATCCATCGAGATCGCCGCGAAGATGGCGCCAGCCGAGGTGCTGATCGGCGCCGGCACGGTGCTGACGGTCGAGGCGGTCGACAGCCTGCATGCAGCCGGCGGCAAGCTGCTGGTCACGCCGAATGTCGAGCCCGAGGTGATCATCCGGGCCCGCGACTACGGCATGGTGACGATGCCTGGTGTCTTTACGCCGACCGAAGCGCTGGCCGCCGCGCGCGCCGGTGCCACCGGTCTCAAGTTCTTTCCGGCCAGCGTGCTCGGTCCGTCCGGCATCACGGCGATTCGGGCCATCCTGCCGCCAGAGCTGAAAATTGCCGCCGTCGGCGGCGTATCGGACAAGAATTTCGGTGATTATACCAAGGCCGGCATCTTCTCCTTCGGCCTCGGCACCAGCCTCTACAAGCCGGGAATGACCGCGGCAGAGGTTGCCGAGCGCGCCAAGGCGACCATTTACGCCTATGATGCAGCCATTGGGAGCGTGAGCGTATGA
- a CDS encoding 2-dehydro-3-deoxygalactonokinase, which produces MANPAYVAVDWGTSSFRLWLIARDGSILAERRSGEGMTSAVKTGFSAVLSGHLTAVEAPENLPVIVCGMAGARQGWVEAGYIDVPAPFTAILTAAVSVPGESRDIRILPGLAQRDRATPDVMRGEETQLLGALGTASSGAQAVCMPGTHSKWVHVRDSKVTGFSTFMTGELFDVITKHTILSHAVAGAGEQPADTAAFEAAVSAAFLHPALASNLLFTARSGQLLHGISAAAAQARLSGTLIGLEIAGALQDAANSGITLVASGRLQALYEQAFRTLSLTFTAIDADAAVRRGLSAAAETIWPN; this is translated from the coding sequence ATGGCAAATCCCGCTTATGTCGCGGTGGACTGGGGCACCAGCAGTTTCCGGCTCTGGCTGATCGCCAGGGACGGCAGCATCCTTGCCGAGCGCCGCAGCGGCGAAGGCATGACGAGCGCTGTAAAAACCGGCTTTTCAGCCGTGCTATCAGGCCACCTCACCGCCGTCGAGGCGCCGGAAAACCTGCCGGTGATCGTCTGCGGCATGGCCGGCGCCCGGCAGGGCTGGGTCGAGGCTGGTTATATCGACGTGCCGGCTCCGTTCACCGCGATCCTGACCGCGGCAGTGTCCGTGCCTGGCGAAAGCCGGGACATCCGCATCCTGCCGGGCCTTGCCCAGCGGGATAGGGCGACGCCCGACGTCATGCGCGGCGAGGAAACCCAGCTTCTCGGCGCGCTCGGCACCGCAAGCTCGGGCGCGCAGGCGGTCTGCATGCCCGGCACCCATTCGAAATGGGTGCATGTCAGGGATAGCAAGGTCACCGGCTTTTCGACCTTCATGACCGGCGAGCTTTTCGACGTCATTACCAAACACACGATCCTTTCACATGCCGTTGCCGGTGCGGGAGAGCAGCCGGCGGACACGGCGGCCTTCGAAGCGGCGGTATCGGCCGCTTTCCTGCATCCAGCACTTGCCTCCAACCTGCTGTTTACCGCCCGCTCGGGCCAGCTCCTGCACGGCATATCCGCCGCTGCCGCGCAAGCCCGGCTTTCCGGCACGCTGATCGGCCTCGAAATCGCCGGCGCGCTGCAGGATGCGGCCAACTCAGGCATCACCCTCGTCGCTTCCGGACGCCTGCAGGCGCTCTACGAACAAGCGTTCAGAACACTCTCCCTTACCTTCACCGCCATCGATGCGGACGCCGCCGTGCGCCGCGGGCTTTCGGCCGCTGCCGAAACCATCTGGCCGAATTGA
- a CDS encoding LuxR family transcriptional regulator, translated as MAPLSQTSPEDDDYVQEIAGLKTQFDIFRFLKRVTEAYRSRAFMVLNLPPITSLDIQGSTVITSWPAELLALYDQEGLLVNSPVLRRLRTSARPFSYDMSRQNWSRDDGKSVLVTALFERFRMMRGAYFPTHEPSGLRGAISFTGDREPFSPAEMRELCYISIYVYDRLAEIRNLDTRMTDTLTDREIDCLNWTAAGKTSAEIAEILTLSEHTVNHYLNRATKKLDTVNRTQAVAKALRIGLIK; from the coding sequence ATGGCACCCTTGTCGCAAACATCCCCGGAAGACGACGACTACGTTCAGGAAATAGCGGGCCTGAAGACTCAGTTCGATATTTTCCGGTTCCTGAAACGTGTCACGGAAGCCTATCGCAGCCGAGCCTTCATGGTTCTCAATCTACCGCCGATCACGTCCCTGGATATCCAGGGCAGCACCGTCATCACCAGCTGGCCGGCCGAACTTCTGGCGCTCTACGACCAGGAGGGACTGCTGGTGAACAGTCCGGTTCTGAGGCGCCTCAGAACATCGGCGCGGCCCTTCTCATATGACATGTCGCGCCAGAACTGGTCGCGGGACGACGGAAAGTCCGTCCTCGTCACCGCGCTGTTCGAACGGTTCAGGATGATGCGCGGCGCCTATTTCCCAACGCATGAGCCATCCGGCCTGCGCGGCGCCATCTCTTTCACCGGTGACCGCGAGCCTTTCAGCCCGGCGGAGATGCGTGAACTCTGCTACATCTCGATCTATGTCTACGACAGGCTCGCCGAGATCCGTAACCTCGATACCCGCATGACGGATACGCTGACCGACCGGGAAATCGATTGCCTCAACTGGACGGCGGCCGGCAAGACCAGTGCGGAAATCGCCGAAATCCTCACCCTCTCCGAGCACACGGTCAATCACTACCTCAACCGCGCCACCAAGAAGCTCGACACGGTCAACCGCACCCAGGCGGTCGCCAAGGCGCTGCGCAT
- a CDS encoding IclR family transcriptional regulator has product MNSSDEGVAQARETGTLGKLMVLLDLVTHADAPLRFTDILALAGQPRGTLHRQLSHLVEEGLLELDGDGRYAPGLRLLDFAARSWARNEFRLIAEPHLSDLQQATGETVHLGVLRGQSIIYLDKVDGRQPVRMYSQIGNASPCYCTGVGKAALSLLPAESLFDLLAGLSFTSFTASTHVSAETLLAEIREIADQGYAFDREEHEAGICCVAAPVWSQDRTFIGGISITGPAYRLSMELLRQWAVPVQLAAGRIMEDMRIRLGPRR; this is encoded by the coding sequence ATGAATTCAAGCGACGAGGGCGTAGCGCAGGCACGCGAGACCGGCACGCTCGGCAAACTGATGGTTCTGCTCGATCTCGTCACCCATGCGGATGCGCCGCTGCGTTTCACCGACATCCTGGCCCTTGCCGGCCAGCCGCGCGGCACATTGCATCGCCAGCTGAGCCATCTCGTGGAGGAGGGCCTGCTTGAGCTCGATGGCGACGGCCGCTATGCGCCCGGCCTGCGCCTGCTCGATTTCGCCGCGCGCAGCTGGGCGCGCAACGAATTCCGGCTGATTGCCGAGCCGCACCTTTCCGACTTGCAGCAGGCAACCGGCGAGACGGTGCATCTCGGTGTTCTCCGGGGGCAGTCGATCATCTATCTCGATAAGGTCGACGGCCGTCAGCCGGTGCGCATGTATTCGCAGATCGGCAATGCCTCGCCCTGTTACTGCACCGGCGTCGGCAAGGCCGCGCTTTCGCTGCTTCCGGCCGAAAGCCTCTTCGATCTCCTCGCCGGCCTGAGCTTCACCAGCTTTACCGCCTCGACCCATGTCTCAGCCGAAACGCTGCTTGCCGAAATCCGCGAGATCGCCGACCAGGGCTATGCCTTCGACCGCGAGGAGCATGAGGCCGGCATTTGTTGTGTCGCCGCCCCCGTCTGGTCGCAGGATCGGACCTTTATCGGTGGCATTTCGATTACCGGCCCGGCCTACCGCTTGTCGATGGAACTTCTGCGTCAATGGGCCGTTCCGGTTCAGCTGGCGGCCGGGAGGATCATGGAAGACATGCGCATCCGCCTCGGCCCAAGGCGCTGA
- the istA gene encoding IS21 family transposase, whose product MELYLKVRLAVSEGMTRRQAAKHFNISRDSVSKMVSYSTPPGYQRQLPIRRPKLDAFVSTIDHWLDEDLKVPRKQRHTAKRVFDRLRDERGFTGGYTIIKDYMRERDQRRQEVFVPLAHPPGHGQADFGEAMVVIGGVERKAHFFVLDLPHSDGCYVRAYPAAVSEAWVDGHIHAFAFFGAVPQSIVYDNDRCLVAKILPDGTRKRAGLFSGFLSHYLIRDRYGRPGKGNDKGNVEGLVGYARRNFMVPIPQFPTWGAFNIWLEEQCRKRQRDRLRSESETIGERLQRDLAAMRSLPLSPFDACDQTSAKVTAQSLVRYKTNDYSVPVAYGHQDVWVRGYVDEVVIGCRGEIVARHPRSWEREDVVFDPVHYLPLIEHKINALDQAAPLQGWDLPEEFATLRRLMEGRMAKHGRREYVQVLRLLESFELSDLHAAVKQALQLGAIGFDAVKHLILCRVERRPPRLDLSIYPYLPKATVETTSAKAYMRLLSSDAEEAA is encoded by the coding sequence GTGGAATTATATCTGAAGGTTCGCCTGGCCGTCTCGGAAGGGATGACCCGTCGTCAGGCTGCGAAGCATTTCAACATATCTCGCGACAGCGTTTCCAAGATGGTGTCGTATTCGACACCGCCCGGCTATCAGCGTCAGTTGCCGATCCGGCGACCCAAGCTGGATGCATTTGTTTCGACGATCGATCATTGGCTCGATGAAGATCTGAAGGTGCCGCGCAAGCAGCGCCATACGGCCAAGCGAGTGTTTGACCGGCTCCGGGACGAGCGCGGCTTCACCGGCGGCTACACGATCATCAAGGATTACATGCGCGAACGGGATCAGCGCCGTCAGGAGGTGTTCGTGCCGCTGGCTCATCCGCCGGGCCATGGGCAGGCCGATTTCGGCGAGGCGATGGTGGTGATCGGCGGTGTCGAGCGGAAGGCCCATTTCTTCGTGCTGGATCTGCCGCATAGCGATGGCTGCTATGTACGGGCCTATCCGGCGGCGGTCTCTGAGGCCTGGGTCGACGGCCACATCCATGCGTTCGCGTTCTTCGGGGCGGTGCCACAGTCGATCGTCTACGACAACGACCGCTGCCTTGTGGCAAAGATCCTGCCCGATGGGACACGCAAGCGCGCCGGGTTGTTCAGCGGCTTCCTGTCCCACTACCTGATCCGGGATCGCTATGGCCGTCCGGGGAAAGGCAACGACAAGGGGAATGTCGAGGGGCTTGTTGGCTACGCCAGGCGCAACTTCATGGTTCCGATCCCACAGTTTCCGACATGGGGTGCATTCAATATCTGGCTCGAGGAGCAATGCCGCAAGCGTCAGCGCGATAGACTGCGCAGCGAGAGCGAGACGATCGGAGAACGGCTGCAGCGCGATCTGGCTGCCATGCGTTCGTTGCCACTATCGCCCTTCGATGCCTGCGATCAGACCAGTGCCAAGGTCACGGCTCAGTCGCTGGTGCGGTACAAGACCAACGACTATTCCGTCCCGGTTGCCTATGGCCACCAGGATGTTTGGGTCCGGGGCTATGTCGACGAAGTGGTGATCGGTTGCCGTGGTGAGATTGTCGCCCGCCATCCGCGGAGCTGGGAACGAGAAGATGTCGTCTTCGATCCTGTGCATTACTTGCCGCTGATCGAGCATAAGATCAATGCGCTGGATCAGGCAGCACCTCTCCAGGGCTGGGACTTGCCAGAGGAATTCGCCACTCTGCGGCGGTTGATGGAAGGCCGCATGGCAAAGCATGGCCGGCGGGAGTATGTGCAGGTTCTGCGCTTGCTGGAAAGCTTCGAGCTTTCTGATCTGCATGCGGCGGTAAAGCAGGCTCTGCAACTCGGAGCGATCGGCTTCGACGCTGTAAAGCATCTGATCCTTTGCCGGGTGGAGCGCCGGCCGCCGCGACTGGACCTGTCCATCTACCCCTACCTGCCGAAGGCGACGGTCGAGACGACATCAGCGAAGGCGTACATGCGCCTCCTGTCATCGGATGCGGAAGAAGCGGCATGA
- a CDS encoding SMP-30/gluconolactonase/LRE family protein, which translates to MTDIYEFEGKTLCNTNSVLGEGPTYDPDSNTVWWFNILGKELHELNLSTSAKKVHPLPAMASVLARIDAGRQLIATEEGLFVRDVASGNLTFYAALENDRPENRSNDGRTHPCGALWIGTMSKRAENQAGAIYHVASGKVTKIFNGISIPNSICFSPDGTIGYYTDSRLNRLMRVMVDPQTGLPSGEPIVLVDSANEPGDIDGSVVDADGYIWNSRWGAGVVDRYNPDGLRISRYKVPAVQPSCPAFIGVNADRLAVTTAWEGLDEDARSAQPSAGALLELGIDVKGVFDPIYVI; encoded by the coding sequence ATGACCGATATCTACGAGTTCGAGGGCAAGACCCTTTGCAACACCAATTCCGTTCTCGGCGAAGGCCCGACCTATGATCCGGACAGCAATACCGTCTGGTGGTTCAACATCCTCGGCAAGGAACTGCACGAGCTCAATCTTTCGACGAGCGCGAAAAAGGTGCACCCGTTGCCTGCCATGGCCAGCGTGCTTGCCCGTATCGACGCCGGACGACAGCTGATCGCTACCGAAGAAGGGCTTTTCGTCCGCGATGTGGCCAGCGGCAACCTCACCTTCTACGCCGCGCTCGAAAACGACAGGCCGGAAAATCGTTCGAACGACGGCCGCACCCATCCTTGCGGCGCGCTCTGGATCGGCACGATGAGCAAGCGGGCTGAAAACCAGGCCGGTGCCATCTATCATGTCGCTAGCGGCAAGGTGACGAAGATCTTCAACGGCATCAGCATCCCGAATTCGATCTGCTTCTCGCCTGACGGCACGATCGGCTATTATACGGATTCCCGCCTCAATCGGCTGATGCGCGTCATGGTCGATCCGCAGACCGGCCTGCCCTCTGGCGAACCGATCGTGCTGGTCGACAGCGCCAACGAGCCCGGCGATATCGACGGCTCGGTGGTCGATGCCGACGGTTATATCTGGAATTCGCGCTGGGGCGCCGGCGTCGTCGACCGTTACAACCCCGATGGCCTGCGCATCTCGCGTTACAAAGTCCCCGCCGTCCAGCCCTCCTGCCCTGCCTTCATCGGCGTCAACGCCGACCGGCTGGCGGTGACGACCGCCTGGGAGGGGTTGGACGAGGATGCCCGCTCTGCGCAGCCGAGCGCCGGCGCGCTGCTGGAACTCGGCATCGACGTCAAAGGCGTGTTCGATCCGATCTATGTGATCTGA
- a CDS encoding SDR family NAD(P)-dependent oxidoreductase, translated as MMPTAQFREFKDRVVLVTGGGSGIGAAIVEGFARQGAKVSFIDIAEAAGSELAERLSRETAHPVSFHHADLRDIEAIRRTVDTVVASSGPIRVLVNNAAWDDRHDFDAVTEAYWDNNQAVNLRHVFFASQAVAPSMRAAGGGAIINMSSIAFKLNMGGFPSYAAAKAAVVGLTKSMAGRLGPENIRVNCMLPGMVVTERQMQLWLTEESIARSVEQQCLKIPLQADAIVGPCLFLASDCAGGMTAQSLIVDGGVL; from the coding sequence ATGATGCCAACAGCACAATTTCGCGAGTTCAAAGACCGCGTCGTGCTGGTGACCGGCGGCGGGTCGGGCATAGGTGCTGCGATCGTCGAAGGTTTCGCCCGCCAAGGCGCCAAGGTCTCGTTCATCGATATCGCCGAGGCGGCAGGCAGCGAGCTCGCCGAACGGCTGTCGCGGGAGACGGCTCATCCGGTCTCTTTTCACCATGCCGACCTGCGCGACATCGAGGCGATCCGGCGCACGGTCGATACCGTCGTTGCGAGCTCAGGGCCGATCCGCGTGCTGGTCAACAATGCCGCGTGGGACGACCGTCATGATTTCGACGCGGTGACCGAGGCCTATTGGGACAACAACCAGGCGGTCAATCTGCGGCACGTATTCTTCGCCTCGCAGGCGGTGGCGCCGTCGATGCGGGCGGCCGGCGGCGGGGCGATCATCAATATGTCGTCGATCGCCTTCAAACTGAACATGGGCGGCTTTCCCTCCTATGCGGCGGCGAAGGCTGCGGTCGTCGGGCTGACGAAGAGCATGGCGGGCAGGCTCGGGCCGGAGAACATCCGGGTCAACTGCATGCTGCCCGGCATGGTCGTCACCGAACGGCAGATGCAGCTCTGGCTGACGGAGGAGAGTATTGCGCGCTCGGTCGAGCAGCAGTGCCTGAAAATTCCGCTCCAGGCCGACGCGATCGTCGGTCCCTGCCTGTTTCTTGCATCCGACTGCGCGGGTGGAATGACCGCCCAGTCCCTGATTGTCGATGGAGGCGTTCTGTAA
- a CDS encoding aminotransferase class III-fold pyridoxal phosphate-dependent enzyme gives MWGFARHEVVPDIAVIGKPMGNGMPIAAAIMKSDIQDVFRPGYPLLQHVWGQQRFFGRCLGCT, from the coding sequence ATGTGGGGTTTCGCCCGTCACGAAGTCGTCCCGGACATTGCAGTAATCGGCAAGCCGATGGGTAACGGAATGCCAATCGCAGCGGCCATTATGAAGTCGGACATCCAGGATGTGTTTCGGCCAGGATATCCGTTACTTCAACACGTTTGGGGCCAACAACGTTTCTTTGGCCGCTGCCTCGGCTGTACTTGA
- a CDS encoding PRC-barrel domain-containing protein translates to MTRKLLTTVAAGALFATAFAPAAFSQAAPQPADPAAPTQAAPADPAAPKPPITPDVTKPAGDAAQAPAAAPTADTAQAGYITEQAPDQVSANTYIGQSVYNGNNESIGSVNDLILKKDGGFVAAIIGVGGFLGIGEKNVAVPMEKITVAQNTQDGSVKLTTSETAESLKAAPEFKTLAMQSAEKAPAATGTDTTATGSTTAK, encoded by the coding sequence ATGACACGCAAACTCTTGACGACCGTTGCCGCTGGCGCATTGTTTGCCACGGCTTTCGCACCGGCGGCATTCTCGCAGGCGGCCCCGCAGCCGGCCGATCCAGCCGCTCCGACCCAGGCAGCGCCCGCCGATCCGGCAGCCCCGAAGCCGCCGATCACGCCTGATGTCACCAAGCCCGCGGGCGATGCCGCACAGGCTCCGGCCGCAGCACCGACGGCAGACACGGCTCAGGCCGGTTATATCACGGAGCAGGCTCCGGATCAGGTCAGCGCCAACACCTATATCGGCCAGTCGGTCTATAACGGCAACAATGAAAGCATCGGCAGCGTCAACGACCTGATCCTCAAGAAGGACGGTGGCTTCGTTGCTGCGATCATCGGCGTCGGCGGCTTCCTCGGCATCGGCGAAAAGAATGTCGCCGTGCCGATGGAAAAAATCACCGTCGCTCAGAACACCCAGGACGGCAGCGTCAAGCTGACGACCAGCGAAACGGCTGAATCGCTGAAGGCCGCACCTGAGTTCAAGACGCTGGCCATGCAATCAGCGGAAAAGGCCCCGGCGGCGACCGGCACCGATACCACGGCCACCGGCTCGACGACCGCCAAGTGA
- a CDS encoding ABC transporter permease, giving the protein MNAVTERTIQIGLLVFILGGWQLGVTAGIIDVFFFPAPVDIFNQIVSWIIDPSFYRHVSITLTETVLGYIIGTGLGVAAGVWLGLSRSAARILDPFIKGLNAIPRVVLAPIFVLWLGLGLWSKVALAVTLVFFITFFNAMQGVREVNPVVLANAKILGAKRSELLRHVYFPAAASWILSSLRTSVGFAVVGAIIGEYLGASAGLGYLIAQAEGNFDAVGVFAGIIILAIFVLIIDRILDVVEGRLIKWRPNAAEERTA; this is encoded by the coding sequence ATGAACGCCGTGACTGAACGCACCATCCAGATCGGACTGCTGGTCTTCATCCTCGGCGGCTGGCAGCTTGGCGTCACCGCCGGTATCATCGACGTCTTCTTCTTTCCGGCGCCGGTCGACATTTTCAACCAGATCGTCAGCTGGATCATTGACCCCAGCTTCTACCGCCATGTCAGCATCACGCTGACAGAAACGGTGCTCGGCTATATCATTGGCACTGGCCTTGGTGTCGCTGCAGGTGTGTGGCTCGGTCTCAGCCGGAGTGCGGCGCGCATTCTCGATCCATTTATCAAGGGCCTGAACGCCATTCCACGCGTCGTGCTGGCACCGATTTTCGTTCTCTGGCTCGGTCTCGGACTCTGGTCGAAGGTAGCGCTTGCCGTGACGCTGGTGTTCTTCATTACTTTCTTCAATGCGATGCAGGGGGTACGCGAAGTCAACCCGGTGGTGCTCGCCAATGCCAAGATCCTCGGCGCGAAACGATCTGAACTGTTGCGGCATGTCTATTTCCCAGCAGCGGCCAGTTGGATACTCTCGTCCCTGCGGACATCCGTAGGATTTGCGGTGGTCGGCGCGATTATCGGCGAATATCTGGGCGCGTCCGCCGGGCTCGGATATCTGATCGCGCAGGCGGAAGGCAACTTCGATGCGGTGGGCGTGTTCGCCGGCATCATCATCCTGGCGATCTTCGTCTTGATCATCGATCGAATCCTCGACGTCGTCGAAGGACGATTGATCAAATGGCGGCCGAATGCGGCTGAAGAGCGGACCGCCTAG
- the istB gene encoding IS21-like element helper ATPase IstB produces MSTEAPEILLVHYLKILKLPTFQREYQKLARLCATEGVDHVGYLFRLAEREMIERDRRKVERRIKAARFPVVKSLDSFDFAAIPKLNKMQVLELARCEWIERRENVIALGPSGTGKTHVALGLGLAACQKGLSVGFTTAAALVSEMMEARDERRLLRFQKQMAAYQLLIIDELGFVPLSKTGAELLFELISQRYERGATLVTSNLPFDEWTETLGSERLTGALLDRITHHVNILEMNGDSYRLAQSRARKAG; encoded by the coding sequence ATGAGCACCGAAGCACCTGAGATCCTGCTTGTCCATTACCTCAAGATCCTGAAGCTCCCGACATTCCAGCGCGAATACCAGAAGCTGGCCCGGCTATGTGCCACCGAGGGCGTCGATCATGTCGGCTATCTCTTCCGGCTTGCCGAAAGGGAGATGATCGAACGGGATCGCCGCAAGGTCGAGCGCCGCATCAAGGCGGCCAGGTTCCCGGTCGTAAAAAGCCTCGACAGCTTCGACTTCGCCGCCATCCCGAAGCTCAACAAGATGCAGGTGCTGGAACTGGCGCGTTGCGAATGGATCGAACGGCGGGAGAACGTCATTGCGCTCGGCCCGAGCGGCACGGGAAAGACGCATGTCGCGCTCGGTCTCGGCCTGGCGGCATGCCAGAAGGGCCTGTCCGTTGGGTTCACCACGGCCGCCGCCCTGGTCAGTGAGATGATGGAGGCGCGCGACGAGCGACGGCTGCTGCGGTTCCAGAAGCAGATGGCAGCCTACCAGCTTCTCATCATCGATGAGCTGGGCTTTGTGCCGCTCTCAAAAACCGGCGCAGAATTGCTGTTCGAGCTGATCTCACAACGCTATGAACGCGGCGCGACCCTGGTCACCAGCAATCTTCCGTTTGACGAATGGACAGAAACCTTGGGATCGGAGCGTCTCACCGGCGCACTGCTCGATCGCATCACCCACCACGTCAACATCCTGGAGATGAACGGCGATAGCTATCGTCTCGCCCAAAGCCGCGCCCGAAAGGCCGGCTGA
- the tnpB gene encoding IS66 family insertion sequence element accessory protein TnpB (TnpB, as the term is used for proteins encoded by IS66 family insertion elements, is considered an accessory protein, since TnpC, encoded by a neighboring gene, is a DDE family transposase.), producing the protein MIVAGQRLPILIATRPVDFRCGHQALALMVQTELKLDPHSGVTVIFRSKRGDRLKILVWDGSGMVLIYKILEHGSFAWPKVQDGTMRLSRGQYEALFEGLDWRRVMARRVAAPSAAG; encoded by the coding sequence ATGATCGTCGCGGGCCAACGACTGCCGATCCTGATCGCGACGCGGCCGGTTGACTTCCGCTGTGGGCATCAGGCCTTGGCTCTGATGGTGCAGACCGAATTGAAGCTGGACCCGCATTCCGGGGTGACGGTGATCTTCCGGTCCAAGCGCGGGGACCGCCTGAAAATCCTGGTGTGGGATGGCAGCGGAATGGTCCTGATTTATAAAATTCTTGAACATGGAAGCTTTGCCTGGCCCAAGGTTCAGGATGGGACGATGCGTCTTTCCAGGGGTCAATATGAGGCTTTGTTCGAAGGTCTTGATTGGCGACGAGTGATGGCACGACGGGTGGCCGCGCCGTCGGCGGCAGGATGA
- a CDS encoding aminotransferase class III-fold pyridoxal phosphate-dependent enzyme has translation MCFGQDIRYFNTFGANNVSLAAASAVLDVIENENLMQNACKTGDYLLAGMNGLKETFTSIGDVRGSGLFLGLEFVGNQDSREPDSLLALKVVNALRNRRVLISASGLHGNVLKIRPPLPFTRENADLLLNALQDALVEIERAE, from the coding sequence ATGTGTTTCGGCCAGGATATCCGTTACTTCAACACGTTTGGGGCCAACAACGTTTCTTTGGCCGCTGCCTCGGCTGTACTTGACGTTATCGAGAACGAAAATCTTATGCAAAACGCGTGCAAGACAGGGGACTACCTGCTCGCAGGAATGAACGGCTTGAAAGAGACGTTCACTTCGATTGGAGATGTACGAGGCAGCGGTTTGTTTCTCGGATTGGAGTTTGTAGGCAATCAGGACAGCCGCGAGCCAGATAGCCTCCTCGCGCTGAAGGTTGTTAATGCGCTTCGTAATCGGCGTGTATTGATAAGCGCTTCAGGATTGCATGGCAACGTTCTCAAAATTCGGCCGCCGCTCCCTTTCACTCGCGAGAACGCTGATCTGCTGCTCAACGCACTGCAGGATGCTCTTGTCGAAATAGAACGCGCGGAGTGA